The Leptotrichia sp. OH3620_COT-345 genomic sequence TTACAATATCTTTTATTTTTTCCTGTTCAAAATTTTCCAGTCTTTTTATGAAATTTGCATAGTGGATATTTTCGTTATTGCATTTTTCTTTGGCAAAGAACATATTTGCAATCTGTTCGGCCATTGCAGGAGGGATTGTTTTAATCTGATCAATTGTGTCTAGCATTTGAAAATACAGTGCCTTTTTTTGAGGAGATTCTGCTCCTGAATAACTGTCCATCATTATAAGAGATTTGATTTTTTCTGCATCAGTTTCGTATAAATACGGAATGAGCATTCCTCCTACTGAAAGACCGATATAATGATATTCTTTTATCCCTTTTTCATCTATAAGTACTTTTATGTCTTCAGCTAAGTTTTTGAGGGAATAATTTTCATCTAATAAGGCAGTTTCTTTTCCGTGACTTGGTAAATCAATGGAAATACAGTGATATTTTTTAGACAGCAAATCTACCTGCCCGTTCCACATATTTCTGTCCCATAAATAGGAATGGACTAAAATAATAGTTTCTCCATTTCCTTTTTCTTCGTATGATAATTTTATTTTAATCATCTCCTTCTTTTATAATAAATATTTTTCTTTATAATAATTCATTATAGTATTTTTTATGTATAATTTCAACTGAAAAAGTAAAAACTAATTTATATTTATTGGAAAAATAAATCTTAATTTAATATTATTAAAATTATATGGGACTAATTAAGAAAAAAATAAATATAAAAAATAAATAAAACTTAAGGTTTTAAATCAAATATAATATATCAATTAATTTATCGGACAATCAGCAAAATTTAAAATAGATTATTAATTTTTTATATTTAAAATCATAATATTTAAATTTTAAAATATAAAAGAATATGGAAAGCAGGGCAATAAATATTATAAAAGAATTACTTTATATATTATTATATTTTGAAATTTTTATGTATCTGTGTTAATATATTTTTGAATATATTCTGAAAAAAATAAAAACTAAAAAATTTCGAGATATTATGAAGGATATTCAAATCGATTTTAACAAAATAAAATATATAAATTTTTTTAATGATATTGACAAGTATGAAACAGAAGGGAGAAAATATGAAATTTACAATATTAACTTTATTTCCTGAATTATTTGAAATATATTTATCTCAGACTATTATTCAGAGAGCCGTAGAAACAGGGATTATAAATTATGACATTGTAAATATACGTGATTATGCTTGGAATAAACATTCACAGATGGATGATATTCCCTTTGGAGGGGGAGCCGGAATGGTTCTAAAACCTGAAGCATACTGGAACTATTTTAATAAAAAATTTGATGTCGATAAATATGAAGAAAATATAAAAGATAGTGAAAGTGTCATGACTATAAATGAAAAACCGTATGTTATATTCATGTCACCTCAAGGTAAAACGTTAAATCATAAAAAGGTAACGAAGCTTTCTCTAAAAAAAGAAATTATTGTAATTTCAGGAAGATACGAGGGTCTTGATCAGAGAGTGATTGATAAATTTGTAGATGAAGAAATATCCATAGGAGATTATGTATTAAGTAGTGGAGATTTGCCGACATTGGTTCTTATGGATTCGGTAATAAGGATAAAAGAGGGGGTCATAAAAAAGGAATCTTTTGAAACGGATTCTTTTTATAACGGTCTGTTAGGATTTCCTCAGTATACACGTCCTATAGAAATAGACGGATACTTTGTACCTGAAGTTTTGAGAAGTGGAAATCATGCCAAAATAAATGAATACAGATATTATAAATCCATAGAAAAAACTTTGGAAAATAGAAAAGATTTAATAGAAAAGAAATTGGAAACTGATGATGAATTTAAAAAAGTGTATGCAAAGTTTTTTAAAAGTCGGAAAAAATAAAAAAACGGAAATAAAAAATGTAAAATTTTAAAAATAGAGTAATTAAGTAAAAGTATAAGATATATAAAACAGAATAATAAAAGAACGGAGAAAAAATAAATTATGATTTATGAACTGGATGGAATAAAACCTGAAATGGAAAAAGAAGTATTTGTTGCTGAAAATGCTACTATTATAGGAAATGTGAAATTGTACAACGGTTCAAATATATGGTTCGGAGCAGTTTTAAGGGGAGATGTGGAAAAGATAACTATAGGAAAAAACAGTAATGTCCAAGATAATTGTACAATACATACAGATTTGGGGTATCCGTGTACTGTAGGTAAAAATGTGACTGTAGGTCATAATGTTATACTTCACGGATGTGAAATATCTGATAACGTAATAATAGGTATGGGGAGTACCCTTCTGAATGGAGTTAGAATCGCACCTGACTGTCTGATAGGGGCAAATTCTCTCGTCACAGATAAAATACCTTATGAGAAAGGAGTTCTTATTTTAGGAAGTCCTGCAAAAATAGTACGAAAACTGACTGATGAAGAAATAGGACATATACGTAAAAATGCTGAACATTATGTAAAAAATGGAAGACGATTTTTAAAAACTTTAAAAAAATATGAAGTATAAAATTATTATTTAAAAAATTTCGGATTTTAAGTCCGATTTTTTATTTAGTTTGGATATTTATAATTCATAGGAAAAGTGTAAAAAAAGTTGATATTGTTAGTTTATTATTTATTTTTAAAAAATTATAAACCGCTTTTTTAATCGGATTTATGAAAATAGAAGAATATATAAAATTATATTTTTTAAATTATAAATTATTTTATCAATATTTTATAATTTAAAAAAGAAAATAAATTTTTGTATACGATATCCAAATATATCATAATTTATAATATAAAATTTATTTTGAAAAATGGAGATATTTTAAGAAAAACTAAAAATATTGTTTTAAATGGAAAAATACGAAAGGGGTAAATTTTGAAATCAACTTATATCAACTTATACCGATATCGTTATTATTGATTTTTTCTGATAGAATTTGTGTGTTAAGAGGAAATAGAGAAATTAATTAATATTAATGGAGGTAAATAATATGTTAGAAGTATTTTTATTTAATGTAATTGTAGGAGGAATTATATTATCATTAATCGGGCTGATAGGATTGGAATTATCAGAAAAGTTTAGCGGGAAATATAAAGTTTCAAAAAAAAGAGTTTTCAATGACAAAAATAAAGAAACAAAAAAGTATAGACAAGTAAAAATAGCAAAAAATAACGGGAAAATCGATATAAGACTATCAGAAACTAAAAATGAAGTTGCATAAAAATAAAATAATATTAGTAAGCATTGTATTTAGAAAATATTTGAAATGCCAAATATCTTTCAACTATTTACATTAGATATTATATCTGATTTGGTAATTTACTAATAATAAATAAAAAGTTTTCTGTATTCATTTTATTTTAAGCTATATTTGATAAAATAATTTTAATAAATTAAATATGAAAGGAATATGGAAATGAAAAAAATTTTACTGCTAATATTTATGATAATGTCATTAACAATTTTCGGAATATCAAAAACTGAAGGACTGGGACAAG encodes the following:
- the trmD gene encoding tRNA (guanosine(37)-N1)-methyltransferase TrmD; its protein translation is MKFTILTLFPELFEIYLSQTIIQRAVETGIINYDIVNIRDYAWNKHSQMDDIPFGGGAGMVLKPEAYWNYFNKKFDVDKYEENIKDSESVMTINEKPYVIFMSPQGKTLNHKKVTKLSLKKEIIVISGRYEGLDQRVIDKFVDEEISIGDYVLSSGDLPTLVLMDSVIRIKEGVIKKESFETDSFYNGLLGFPQYTRPIEIDGYFVPEVLRSGNHAKINEYRYYKSIEKTLENRKDLIEKKLETDDEFKKVYAKFFKSRKK
- a CDS encoding alpha/beta fold hydrolase, whose amino-acid sequence is MKLSYEEKGNGETIILVHSYLWDRNMWNGQVDLLSKKYHCISIDLPSHGKETALLDENYSLKNLAEDIKVLIDEKGIKEYHYIGLSVGGMLIPYLYETDAEKIKSLIMMDSYSGAESPQKKALYFQMLDTIDQIKTIPPAMAEQIANMFFAKEKCNNENIHYANFIKRLENFEQEKIKDIVILGKAIFGREDKLETLSEIKCPLYFIVGNEDEPRPPKESIEMSKLVDGSTYIEVPEAGHISNIDSEIFVNGKFEEIFF
- a CDS encoding gamma carbonic anhydrase family protein; this encodes MIYELDGIKPEMEKEVFVAENATIIGNVKLYNGSNIWFGAVLRGDVEKITIGKNSNVQDNCTIHTDLGYPCTVGKNVTVGHNVILHGCEISDNVIIGMGSTLLNGVRIAPDCLIGANSLVTDKIPYEKGVLILGSPAKIVRKLTDEEIGHIRKNAEHYVKNGRRFLKTLKKYEV